The proteins below are encoded in one region of Clostridium fermenticellae:
- a CDS encoding SpoIIE family protein phosphatase, which yields MSFFIDAAYGTLKKYGEELSGDIVNIEKLEDCTIIILADGLGSGVKANTIASLTSRIASNMLKNGANMYETVDAVANMLPVSATRKIPYSTFTIIKIYNNGQTYIAEYNNPSIFAMRNSKSININMNEVNINGKLIKESTLFLQEDDLLTIVSDGVLHAGLDNVLDFGWQREDVENYLTRKNCNTLNVQALNKDLLNACLNLYSYKPGDDTTVASIKVIKPSVVNIFTGPPENKKDDGIFIEKFMSSKGKKIICGGTAANIAQRELKRNLKVNLDFLDTDLPPTATMDGIDLITEGVLTLKAVVETLKKYLDTSYEKMDYIYSNNKNGADALLKILLEECTHLNLWVGKAENPAHRNLNLPTGLNSKSQLVKRLSNYMKALGKEVTINHI from the coding sequence ATGAGTTTCTTCATAGATGCAGCTTATGGTACCTTAAAAAAATATGGTGAGGAACTATCTGGAGATATAGTCAACATAGAAAAACTCGAAGACTGTACAATAATAATTTTGGCAGATGGCCTTGGAAGCGGAGTAAAAGCCAATACTATTGCTAGCTTGACCTCTAGAATTGCATCTAACATGCTAAAAAATGGTGCTAATATGTATGAAACTGTAGATGCTGTCGCTAATATGCTTCCTGTATCTGCTACAAGAAAAATTCCATATTCTACTTTTACTATAATTAAAATTTATAATAATGGTCAAACATATATAGCTGAATATAATAATCCGTCTATCTTCGCTATGAGAAATAGCAAAAGCATAAATATAAATATGAATGAGGTTAACATTAACGGTAAACTTATAAAAGAAAGTACTTTATTCTTGCAAGAAGACGATTTACTTACTATTGTAAGTGATGGAGTACTACATGCAGGGCTCGATAACGTACTTGATTTTGGCTGGCAAAGAGAAGATGTTGAAAATTATTTAACACGAAAAAACTGCAATACTTTAAATGTTCAAGCTTTGAATAAAGATTTGCTCAATGCCTGTTTAAATCTCTACTCTTATAAACCCGGTGATGATACTACTGTTGCATCTATTAAAGTTATAAAACCTTCTGTTGTAAATATATTCACAGGCCCACCCGAAAATAAAAAAGATGATGGGATTTTTATAGAAAAATTTATGAGCAGTAAGGGTAAAAAAATTATATGCGGAGGAACTGCTGCTAATATTGCCCAAAGAGAACTTAAAAGAAATCTAAAGGTCAATCTGGATTTTCTTGATACTGATCTCCCTCCAACAGCCACAATGGATGGAATAGATCTAATAACAGAAGGAGTTTTAACATTAAAAGCAGTTGTTGAAACATTAAAAAAGTATTTAGATACCTCATATGAAAAAATGGACTATATTTATTCTAATAATAAAAATGGGGCGGATGCTTTACTTAAAATTCTTTTAGAAGAATGTACTCATTTAAATTTATGGGTAGGGAAAGCTGAAAATCCAGCACACAGAAACCTTAACCTCCCTACAGGTTTAAATTCAAAATCGCAACTGGTAAAAAGACTAAGCAATTATATGAAGGCACTAGGAAAAGAAGTCACAATAAATCACATATGA
- a CDS encoding (2Fe-2S) ferredoxin domain-containing protein: MIIIQVCMGTACYLKGANNIIKHLQKLISQYKLEDSIELKGSFCLRHCSDGVSVRIIGEEKIYSIKDKNVNQFFKNKIISKMH; encoded by the coding sequence GTGATAATTATACAAGTTTGTATGGGGACTGCCTGTTACTTAAAAGGAGCCAATAACATCATAAAACACTTGCAAAAATTAATTTCACAATATAAATTAGAAGATTCAATTGAGCTAAAAGGATCCTTTTGTCTTAGACATTGTTCAGATGGAGTTTCTGTAAGAATTATTGGAGAAGAAAAGATATATTCAATTAAGGACAAAAATGTAAACCAATTTTTTAAAAATAAAATTATCTCTAAAATGCATTGA
- a CDS encoding epoxyqueuosine reductase encodes MKNSNAAFSHVISAYYAGIGTIGDSHNLITKEFGPGVRIVSVLTDAPIEPDPKLEKNLCIHCKKCLRSCPSQYFKEVKGSIYDMDKVKCTEYHVKLKNEHHWPCGICANICPIGDDLKIYRKVKDVTLKGIKHCQAFGS; translated from the coding sequence GTGAAGAATTCAAATGCTGCATTTTCACATGTTATTTCCGCTTATTATGCAGGAATAGGTACTATTGGAGATAGTCATAACCTGATTACAAAAGAATTTGGACCGGGAGTCCGCATTGTATCTGTTTTGACAGATGCACCGATTGAACCTGATCCAAAGCTTGAAAAAAATTTGTGTATTCATTGTAAGAAATGCTTGAGGTCTTGTCCAAGCCAATACTTCAAGGAAGTAAAGGGAAGCATTTATGATATGGATAAAGTTAAATGTACAGAATATCATGTAAAATTAAAAAATGAGCATCACTGGCCATGTGGTATTTGTGCTAATATATGCCCAATTGGAGATGATTTAAAAATATATCGTAAGGTAAAGGACGTAACCTTGAAAGGTATTAAACATTGTCAAGCTTTTGGTTCCTGA